TTTCGTACGGCGTTGGAATAGTAGACCACGAAGAGATCGACAGAATCAATATCCTTCAGGCATCTTTGAAAGCCATGAAAATCGCCGTATCCGGACTTGAACCCGAACCTCATCTCTGCCTTATAGACGGAAACAAATCTTTTATTTCGGAAATACCTACAAGAACAATTGTAAAGGGGGATTCAAAATCTATTTCGATTGCAGCCGCTTCAATAATTGCGAAAGTAACGCGCGACAGAATTATGAATAACTATGCGAAAAAATATCCCGGATACAGATGGGACCGCAATAAAGGTTATGCAACAAAAGCGCATATTAACGCTGTTAAAAAATTAGGAGCTACACGGCTCCACCGTCAGACTTTTCTCAGCAGAATTCTTGAACAGGAAAAACAGGAAGTTTTATTCTAGTTTAATCCGCGACAGGATTACTTTGGTACTTGGCTAGTCAGTCTCTAATTCATAGAGAATCCGGGGGGTGAAATGAATAACGAAGAAAGAAAGAATAAACGTAAAACGGGAACCGGGGGGGAAGAAATTGCATGCGGGTTTCTTACCAATCTCGGTTATAAGATACTTGAGAGGAATTATCAATTCGGGCATGGTGAAATCGATATAATTGCAGAAGATGGAGATGCTATTGTTTTTGTTGAGGTGAAGTACAGAAAGAATCTGGATTACGGTCCACCGGAAAGTGCCGTTACTCTTTCGAAGCAGAAGCAGATCAGGAAAATCGCATCGGCATACTTATGGGAAAAAGAAATTAAAGAAAGGCCCTGCAGAATAGATGTGGTTGCAATTCTGCAGTATCACGGGCAGAAACCAGAGATAACACATTACGTAAATGCTTTTTAGCAAACCATTTTTACAGTCTATCAAATAAGTATTTCTTTTACTATTTTGGTCATCAAAACAGAGTAGTTTTACTTCTCAAATGAAATTACCCAAACTAAAACAGAGCCGCCGACTCAAGTATTCCGATTATCTATATAATTTTTTCGCAACTATCACCGGCCTTACAATTTTCAACTGGGAGTTCATAAAACAGGCATTCATTCCTCCATATGAGATTTCCGAGATAAAAAAGCATATGGACGAACTCGGAGTTAAAACTTTCGGAATAGTGAGTATTACCGGGCTGATAATTGGCCTGGTTCTGGCCATGCAGAGTCAGCCGGTTCTTCAGCGTTTCGGTGCAACGGATTTTCTACCCGGGATGGTTGCATTATCGGTTGTCCGAGAACTCGGACCGGTTATAACCGCACTAATATTTGCCGGACGGGTTAGTTCGGGAATAGGGGCAGAACTCGGTTCGATGCGTGTTACAGAACAGATCGATGCTATGGAAGTCTCGGCAGTTAATCCGTTTAAATTCCTGGTGGTCACTCGCGTAATAGCAACTACAATGATTCTTCCGGTTCTATCGGTTTATGTTATTGTGATAGCAATTTTCGGCGGATACATCGCAGTTATAATAACAGAAAATATGAACATTTATTACTATATCGATTCTGTTCTCCGCTCTGTGGAGTTCGGTGATTTTATACCCGGCGTTGCAAAAACTTTTGTCTTTGGTTATATAGTAGGGCTTGTTGGATGTTATAAAGGATTCACCGCGGAAGGTGGAACTGAAGGCGTTGGAAGAGCATCCACAACTTCAGTGGTTCTCTCATCGCTGCTTATTTTAATTTTTGATATGATACTTGTAAAAATATCGTTATGGATATGGCCGACATTAGGATAGTTGAAATAAGAAATCTTTCCAAGAGATTCGAGGACCTGATCGTTCTCGACAATATTTCGCTCGAAGTACATCGTGCCGAGAATCTTGTTGTCTTCGGAAGAAGCGGTCAGGGTAAGAGCGTTCTGCTGAAATGCATTATCGGGCTGATGCCGCCGGATGAAGGGACAATTTTGATTAAGGGTGAGGATATATCCGGGCTTTCAGTGGATGATATGAACCGGTTACGTAAAAATATCGGTTTCCTGTTTCAGGGCTCGGCTCTTTACGATTCTATGACAGTAAGAGAGAACCTCTCGTTCCCTCTCAAGAGAAATTTTCCGGAGATGACTCCGGCCGATATAACAAGTAAAGTGATTAATACGCTTGAGCTAGTTGGTCTTGAAGATGCGGTGGATAAAATGCCGTCTGAATTATCCGGCGGTATGAAAAAAAGAATTGCCCTGGCCCGTTCGATTATAACAGACCCGGAATTGATGCTTTACGACGAACCGACAACCGGCCTGGACCCGATTACAACAAAAGAAATAAGCGAACTGATCATTAATCTTCAGAAGAAACTGAATATGACTTCAATTGTGGTTACTCACGATTTAATATGCGCTGAAATAATAGCAGACCGGGCAATTTTCCTGAAGGATGCAAAAATCGCATACCAGGGAAGTATTAAAGAACTTACAAGTTCCGGCGATAGCTTTTTGAAGAATTTTTTCAGTAACGAAATAATAAAAGTTTGAGAGGCTCAATATGTTAAAACAACTCGAAGGCGCCCGTTTAGGTATTTTCATTTTTATCGGGACAGTTTTACTTGTCATTTCGATTTTTCTCCTCGGAAGTAAAGAGAAACTCTTTACAAGTACAATTGAAGTGAAAGCTTATTTCAATCAGATCGAAGGATTGAAGTCGGGTGCGCCTGTTCGTTTGAGCGGCTATGATATCGGAAGCGTAAGCGGAATTTCCCTTGTCGACCAGGAATCGGGTAACGTAGAAGTGAGAATGCGTATCGATGTTGGACTGAAACATTTCATCCGTCTCGACAGTCAGGCGGCGATCGAAACGGAAGGCCTTGTCGGCAAAAAAATTGTAACAATCACTCCGGGTTCTCCCGACCTTGAAGTAATTGAAGAAGGCGGAATAATCAAATCCAAAAACCCGATGAATGTTGCCGCGATAATCGAAGAGACAGAAGCAGTCATATCATATCTCAAAAACCTGACGAAGGACCTGTCCGAGATAATCGCCAAGACCAACGAAGGTGAAGGAACATTCGGTAAACTTGTTAACGACGACCGGCTCTATAAAGCGGCCGTAAACATTACTCAGAATGCCGATAAAAATATGAACGCACTTACGGACCGGCTAAGCGACATTACTGATATTATTGTAAACACGAGCAAGAGTATCGGTTCAATAATCGCTAACGTTGATACCGCGGTAATTGATGTAAGAAAGCTTGTTGACAGGGTTGAAAAAGGTGAAGGAGCACTCGGTACTCTCCTAACCGATCAGAAAATTGCCGATTCGATCCGTACTTTGATTTACAATTTCTCCAAGACATCGGAGGATGCGCGTATGGCAACTTCCAGTCTGGCAGAAAATATGGAGGCGTTAAAGCACAACTGGTTGTTCAAAAGTTATTTCGAGCAGCGCGGTTACTGGAATAAAGCTGAATATGAAATTGAAATCGAAAAAAGATTAAGAGATTTGCAGGAACAGAACGACATTCTGGATAAAAAAATAAAAGAACTTCTGGAACTGGAAAAGAACCTGGAGAAGAATAAAAAATAAACTTTACTTTAAAAGCTGCGTGTGGAATTTATTGATCTTCTCTACATAACTTAATGTTTCTTCATGGCGCCATCTGGGAACTTCCGGGGCTACTATAGATATGTTCTCCCAGTCGGTATGATCAAGATTTTTATCTTTCGCTTTTTCCTGTGCTTTAAGAATAGTACCTCTGCCTGCATTATAACTTCCGAATGTAAACCTGAATTTTTCATCGCTCTCCGCTATTTCTTTCCAGGCTTTATAGAGCTGGCGGTCGTAGTAGATTCCCGCGGCAATATTCCAGACGGGATCGTCAATGTTATCAAATTCAGGATTGGCACTCTGAACATCTGCAAAAGTCGATGGCATTAGCTGCATCAGTCCTCTTGCGCCAACCGGGCTGACAGCCTCCGGCAATAAACTGCTCTCTGCCATACTCTGGGCTTTAAATAACTTCCAGTCGTACCCCGGCCCGAAAAAGCGCTTGCTGTACTTTTTAAAAGTATCGTCATATTCGGTAAACTTTTTCTGAGCGATTAATCCCGAAGCAGTAAAAATTAAGACAACAAAGAGAAGGTATTTCAATTCAATGCCCCTGCAATTATTAAAGCGATCGAAATAAACAATGCGGCAATAAAAATCGACACAGCCACATTACCCTTTTTAAGTTCCTCTTCAAAATCGATCTTGGGGGAAAGTTTATCAAAAATTTTGTAAGAAATAAACATTAATAAAACACCAAGAACTGCATAAAGGAAATTAATCCCGATAATCGTCCATTCCATAATTTCTCCATTGAATGATTTTATTCCGCAATAATATAATCATGATTTCCGGGTTATTCAATCACTGTAATGTATAGTATTAAGTGTCAGTCCAATTTTGTAATTTGCCTGACGCGATTAATCATTTTACCGGTTATGGCAAAGAATAATAAGTCACAGTCAGAATATAAAATAATCGTCAGGGGAGCCCGTCAGCATAACCTGAAGAACATATCCCTCGAGATACCGCGCAACAAGCTGGTTGTCTTTACAGGAGTAAGCGGAAGCGGGAAATCCTCGCTAGTATTCGACACAATTTATGCGGAGGGACAGAGACGATATGTAGAGAGCCTATCGGCATACGCACGCCAATTTTTGGAAAGGATGAACAAACCGGATGTAGATTTTATAAATGGTATCTCGCCTGCAGTTGCAATTGAACAGAAGACAGGTGCCCGGAATCCCCGTTCCACCGTTGGCACCAGTACAGAAATATATGATTATCTCCGCCTGCTATTCGCCAGAATCGGAAAGACATATTGTTTCAGCTGCGGAAAAATTGTTCGTAAGGATACTGTAGGTTCAATTTCCGAATGGCTCGAGACTCAAAACGCGGAAGAGAAGTTCTACATTGGGTTCCCGATTCATTCTCACGAGGGAAGGACTGTTATTGAAGAACTCGATCTCTTGAGAAAGAAAGGATTCTTCAGGATATTTATTAAGAATGAGCTTATCGATCTTAATTCGAAAATAACCACGCCGAAGTCCAAAGAGAATATTATAGTAGTAATCGACCGGTTTAAGATAAGGAAAGGAAATGTCCGCGAATCGCTGGCAGAATCGATCGAAGCCGCTTTCAAGGAAGGTGAAGGGCGTTTAGCAATAATTAACGCCGATACAAACAGGATCTTCCATTTCACAAAATTCTACGAATGCTGCGGAATCCGTTATGAAGAGCCCGAACCAAGATTTTTCTCTTTCAATAATCCTTTCGGTGCCTGCCCGGTCTGTCAGGGCTTCGGTAAAACAATGGGATACGAAATGGATCTTATTGTACCGAATCCGAATCTTACTCTGAGTGAAGGCGCAATTGCTCCGTGGCGTACGGTAAAGTACAGCAAGTACATGCGGGATCTTATTCGAAACAACAACAACAGGATTCCTCTTGACGTACCATTTAAAGATTTATCGGCAGAGAAACTGAATTTAATTAAAGATGGCTTTAAGGGATTTGCTGGTATAAACGGATTCTTTGAGCACCTTGAACAGAAGACTTACAAGATGCATATCAGAATTCTGCTGAGCAAATACAGAGGTTATACCACATGTCATGCATGTCGTGGTTCACGATTGAGACGCGAAGCTCTTCAGGTTAAGATTGCCGATAATTCAGTTCATGATATAGTTCAAATGTCTATTGAACGGGCATACGTATTTTTTAGATCTCTTAAATTGACAAGCACAGAAAAAGCAATTGGACAGAGAATCTTTGAAGAGATTGTTAAGCGTCTTACATTTTTGAACGACGTAGGACTCGGCTATCTTACATTAGACCGTTTAAGCAGTACTCTTTCCGGCGGCGAAACACAGAGAATCAATCTGGCAACATCACTCGGTTCGGCTCTTATGAGTACTCTTTATGTTCTCGACGAGCCGAGTATCGGACTTCATCCGCGCGATAATTCACGATTAATTAAAATACTCAAGTCTCTCCGCGATATCGGAAACACTGTAATAGTTGTTGAGCACGATCCGGAAATGATGCGCGAGGCGGATATGATATTTGATATGGGTCCTCGCGCAGGAATTCACGGAGGCGAGATTATTGCTCAGGGAAGTTATAATGAAATAATAAAAAACGATGCCTCTCTTACCGGGAAATATCTGTCCGGCCGGCTTACAATTCCGGTTCCAGTAGAGAGGAACACAAAGAAAACCGAATCGATAAAAATTACCGGGGCCAGGGAGAATAATCTTAAGAATGTAACGGTGGAATTCCCTCTTAAAAAATTTGTGGTTGTTACCGGAGTGAGCGGTTCCGGTAAAAGTACGCTTGTACACGATATTCTTTACAGTGGAATTGTAAAGCTGAATGGCGGTAATCCACAGAAGCTGGGTAAGTTCGATTCGATAGAAGGTGCCAGATTCGTCGATCAGATCGAAATTGTAGACCAGTCGCCAATCGGAAAGTCTCCGCGTTCAAATCCGATCAGCTATGTTAAGGGTTATGAACTGATAAGAGAATTATACGCATCCACACCTGCAGCTAAAGCAAGGGGATATAAACCCGGATTCTTTTCTTTCAATGTACCGGGCGGCAGATGCGATACCTGCGAAGGTGAAGGATATGTTAAGATTGAAATGCAGTTCCTTGCAGATCTCTACCTTGAATGCGACGATTGTAAAAGTACACGATTCAAAAAAGAGGTAAGAGAGATTACATACAAAGGGAAAAATATTGTTGATGTGCTGAATATGACCGTTGACGAAGCATTGTTGTTCTTCGAAAATGTTGAGAAGATTCAGAAGACATTAAGAGTGCTCTCCGACGTAGGACTGGGATATATTAAGCTCGGTCAGCCTTCCACCACTCTTTCCGGCGGTGAAGCCCAGCGAGTTAAACTTGCGTCCCACCTTTTTACTCACAGAAAAAACCAGCATACTCTCTTCATCTTCGACGAACCAACTACCGGACTTCATTTCGACGACATAAGCAAACTTCTGAGATGTTTTCAGATGCTGATTGAAAACCAGAATTCTGTTGTTATAATCGAGCACAATCTCGATATAATCAAATGCGCGGATCATGTGATAGACCTGGGTCCCGAAGCTGGCGATAAGGGGGGCTTTATTGTTGGTGTTGGAACTCCGGAGGATATATCCGCCATTGAAAACTCATACACCGGTAAATTCTTAAAAGGAATTTTAGCTTAAGACATATTTGGGGCATTGGTAAACCACTCTTATTTAATTAAATCACTTTCAATGAATTATTTTTAGTATTAATTTGTTGTCAGTTAGAGCAAAGATTATAAATATGCAGGGAAATTATATGTACCAGTCAAACAGAAAATACATCACACCCGAAATGAAAATGGCGGACATTATTTTGGAGAATCCGTCAATCCTTCTGTTAATGGAGCATTTCGGATTGAATTTTATTGTAAATGAAAAAACAGTTACACAGCTATGCGAGGAAAACGGGATTAGTGTAAGAGTGTTTATATCATTCGCCAATCTTTATAATGGATTTCATATATCCGGCGAAGAGGATTTTTCCAACGGAGACATAGCTGACATAATAGTCTATCTGAAAAACTCTCATAATTTTTACGAAAATGAAAAATACCCCGAACTTATCGCGCTGATACAGGAATTGTACTCAAAGAACGATTCGCCCGAAATAAAATTGATAGATAAATTTTTTAACGAATATTTCGGGGAAGTAAAAGAGCATCTATCATACGAGAACAGCACCGCTTTCCCATACTTTAACGAACTTCTACGTAAAGGTGAAAGGAAGTCAAATAGAATTAATGATTTTTCTGT
This Melioribacteraceae bacterium DNA region includes the following protein-coding sequences:
- a CDS encoding YraN family protein; translated protein: MNNEERKNKRKTGTGGEEIACGFLTNLGYKILERNYQFGHGEIDIIAEDGDAIVFVEVKYRKNLDYGPPESAVTLSKQKQIRKIASAYLWEKEIKERPCRIDVVAILQYHGQKPEITHYVNAF
- a CDS encoding hemerythrin domain-containing protein, coding for MYQSNRKYITPEMKMADIILENPSILLLMEHFGLNFIVNEKTVTQLCEENGISVRVFISFANLYNGFHISGEEDFSNGDIADIIVYLKNSHNFYENEKYPELIALIQELYSKNDSPEIKLIDKFFNEYFGEVKEHLSYENSTAFPYFNELLRKGERKSNRINDFSVSEYSEHHTDIESKLNDLKELLLKHVPVQNDRVLRRKIIESLFELEYDLKIHSTIEETILMPLISRLERSLA
- the uvrA gene encoding excinuclease ABC subunit UvrA, which gives rise to MAKNNKSQSEYKIIVRGARQHNLKNISLEIPRNKLVVFTGVSGSGKSSLVFDTIYAEGQRRYVESLSAYARQFLERMNKPDVDFINGISPAVAIEQKTGARNPRSTVGTSTEIYDYLRLLFARIGKTYCFSCGKIVRKDTVGSISEWLETQNAEEKFYIGFPIHSHEGRTVIEELDLLRKKGFFRIFIKNELIDLNSKITTPKSKENIIVVIDRFKIRKGNVRESLAESIEAAFKEGEGRLAIINADTNRIFHFTKFYECCGIRYEEPEPRFFSFNNPFGACPVCQGFGKTMGYEMDLIVPNPNLTLSEGAIAPWRTVKYSKYMRDLIRNNNNRIPLDVPFKDLSAEKLNLIKDGFKGFAGINGFFEHLEQKTYKMHIRILLSKYRGYTTCHACRGSRLRREALQVKIADNSVHDIVQMSIERAYVFFRSLKLTSTEKAIGQRIFEEIVKRLTFLNDVGLGYLTLDRLSSTLSGGETQRINLATSLGSALMSTLYVLDEPSIGLHPRDNSRLIKILKSLRDIGNTVIVVEHDPEMMREADMIFDMGPRAGIHGGEIIAQGSYNEIIKNDASLTGKYLSGRLTIPVPVERNTKKTESIKITGARENNLKNVTVEFPLKKFVVVTGVSGSGKSTLVHDILYSGIVKLNGGNPQKLGKFDSIEGARFVDQIEIVDQSPIGKSPRSNPISYVKGYELIRELYASTPAAKARGYKPGFFSFNVPGGRCDTCEGEGYVKIEMQFLADLYLECDDCKSTRFKKEVREITYKGKNIVDVLNMTVDEALLFFENVEKIQKTLRVLSDVGLGYIKLGQPSTTLSGGEAQRVKLASHLFTHRKNQHTLFIFDEPTTGLHFDDISKLLRCFQMLIENQNSVVIIEHNLDIIKCADHVIDLGPEAGDKGGFIVGVGTPEDISAIENSYTGKFLKGILA
- a CDS encoding transglycosylase SLT domain-containing protein; this encodes MKYLLFVVLIFTASGLIAQKKFTEYDDTFKKYSKRFFGPGYDWKLFKAQSMAESSLLPEAVSPVGARGLMQLMPSTFADVQSANPEFDNIDDPVWNIAAGIYYDRQLYKAWKEIAESDEKFRFTFGSYNAGRGTILKAQEKAKDKNLDHTDWENISIVAPEVPRWRHEETLSYVEKINKFHTQLLK
- a CDS encoding DUF350 domain-containing protein is translated as MEWTIIGINFLYAVLGVLLMFISYKIFDKLSPKIDFEEELKKGNVAVSIFIAALFISIALIIAGALN
- a CDS encoding ABC transporter permease gives rise to the protein MKLPKLKQSRRLKYSDYLYNFFATITGLTIFNWEFIKQAFIPPYEISEIKKHMDELGVKTFGIVSITGLIIGLVLAMQSQPVLQRFGATDFLPGMVALSVVRELGPVITALIFAGRVSSGIGAELGSMRVTEQIDAMEVSAVNPFKFLVVTRVIATTMILPVLSVYVIVIAIFGGYIAVIITENMNIYYYIDSVLRSVEFGDFIPGVAKTFVFGYIVGLVGCYKGFTAEGGTEGVGRASTTSVVLSSLLILIFDMILVKISLWIWPTLG
- a CDS encoding MlaD family protein gives rise to the protein MLKQLEGARLGIFIFIGTVLLVISIFLLGSKEKLFTSTIEVKAYFNQIEGLKSGAPVRLSGYDIGSVSGISLVDQESGNVEVRMRIDVGLKHFIRLDSQAAIETEGLVGKKIVTITPGSPDLEVIEEGGIIKSKNPMNVAAIIEETEAVISYLKNLTKDLSEIIAKTNEGEGTFGKLVNDDRLYKAAVNITQNADKNMNALTDRLSDITDIIVNTSKSIGSIIANVDTAVIDVRKLVDRVEKGEGALGTLLTDQKIADSIRTLIYNFSKTSEDARMATSSLAENMEALKHNWLFKSYFEQRGYWNKAEYEIEIEKRLRDLQEQNDILDKKIKELLELEKNLEKNKK
- a CDS encoding ABC transporter ATP-binding protein; amino-acid sequence: MADIRIVEIRNLSKRFEDLIVLDNISLEVHRAENLVVFGRSGQGKSVLLKCIIGLMPPDEGTILIKGEDISGLSVDDMNRLRKNIGFLFQGSALYDSMTVRENLSFPLKRNFPEMTPADITSKVINTLELVGLEDAVDKMPSELSGGMKKRIALARSIITDPELMLYDEPTTGLDPITTKEISELIINLQKKLNMTSIVVTHDLICAEIIADRAIFLKDAKIAYQGSIKELTSSGDSFLKNFFSNEIIKV
- a CDS encoding ribonuclease HII, which translates into the protein MNSLKKFDTEFLSRKIKLIAGVDEAGRGPIAGPVVAAAVIFDKKTFNDRINDSKKLAEETREELYTWIVANCISYGVGIVDHEEIDRINILQASLKAMKIAVSGLEPEPHLCLIDGNKSFISEIPTRTIVKGDSKSISIAAASIIAKVTRDRIMNNYAKKYPGYRWDRNKGYATKAHINAVKKLGATRLHRQTFLSRILEQEKQEVLF